The DNA window ttttttttgaCTATCAGAAATGCCTTATTGAATCCCTGCAAACACATAAAacgaaaaaataaaacttttgacTAAAATtgtgactatgcccctttaaagctgaccattttaattcattaaagcATTACGTCGCCATATCATTTCCACCCCtacgaatgtgttcggaatgttttctttatccacaggatgaatctctgccattcagtcaattgaaaggtgactgaaaggtaactgaaaaaTAACTGAATGGCATAtttgtgccattcagtcacctttccagaccattcagttatcattcagttgactgaatggcagagctttaTTCTGTGATCGAtgctaagtatataataaatccagaggtgctcgaatgaaggttcacgagacttcaccgagatttgttcagttcctgtgaaatttcgagcggaagtatatgtgttcggataatattctcaaaatacgtaagttcAGGTCGTTTTTtgtatcatatcctactttgatttatgttaaaacacgaaaatcttttaagatgtatggtttttttcaccatctagcggttatttaaattaaacgattatattcagaacagagttatcgttcgtgttcaaccacgcgtagagtggttgaaaatataaacattcggttgtttaaaaaaatcatagccatatttgatgcttgttgtgtgcaatacatgtaccatgtttttagaaaaataatgagtgtctgttttgcataaaaacttagtttatcgagccattttcaaggaacattctgcataaaatagtataatctgtttcactattgatgcttttactaggtcaggcgcggatcgaaaattaatcctcaaaGGGAACTCTACAAGCATGTTGACTGTTGCAATAGCAGACAAAAACTGTTTTTTGTATTATCGCATTtgtttctagaacacattttatccaccaattaatgaagataaagtttaaaatcaataaacgtctagattttatatttgattacaagtacctagattctatgaaatagactataaacgcGAGacatgatttttactgcgaaactgagagggtcaaataaaatcacgtggtctaaaatttaaatgacactaacattcgcaggggtgatttCCTCAAGTGCAAACCGGCCGAGAAAGTTACGATCGATGTCTTTCAAATTGAGGCATTCAGATTGTACaaacttctaaatgcatgaactataCTTTTTTAGttgaatgtttgaaaaataaaatgaaataaaagaaactacaattaattaaaaattataaagagtATTATTCAAAAGGTATAATTGCCAAGTTGACAGAATTATCTTTCACAGACTACTAGTGTCTTTTTTCGAATATGTCGGGTGTCGTTCAGACAGAGTGCATATAAATGTATTCGTTATACTTTAGACTCCGATCgtaatacaataaaaatagtAAATAAGCGATAAAAAGTTCAAGAAAAAACCGATCTACTACAATGTTTGGTTTGCTCATGTACGAAGACGTTTCTTCTGTAAACACAGGAAAACGTTGTTCAATTTTcgaggattaaaaaaaaatatatgtttgcgTGAATTTTAATCTGTTTCAATGAGTCTTTCATTCGATATTCCTTTTCGGTAATGCAGTATTTATCgtatttctttcaaaattcgTAACTAAAACTTTCATCCAATATTATTGTAACGTGTTCATGTGAATGAAATACATAAATGCGGTGAAGTATGAATAGTGCAGTCATAAAAtcatgtgtatttatatatgaatttatatcagCTTAAAGGTTATTTTCGTTTTATTGATTGCTAAAATTATTCTCTATAAACCAGTTTGCTGCTTGTAAATAAATTGCGAAATAAAATCGTTGCAAAAAAAGTCATAAGACGAAAGAAGAGGATCTGCatgtaaaaaaaccaaaacaccCTAACGTTTTTACTATCATCATTatcattgttaaatattttagaCATCCCAGTGTTTGGAGTACTAACACATGCTGACCAAATAGATGAAGATGACACAGATTTCCCAGAGTTcgagaaaaaattcaaaagcagCTTAGGTCTAAACGCTATGCGGTACCGTTTATGTTCCAGTTATTGTGATGAAATCCCTAGGGAAAATGGACGGAATCCAAACGTTGAAGTTCCAGTAATGCGCTTCCTTAATCAGGTGAGATAGTTTATCAAACTCAACTTAACACGATTTGAACtccaaatttaaaattttattttcgtgttttttatgtttaaaatcctTAGTGTGGGTATTTTTAATTCCTCgccaaaatttgaaagtcaaatattgagttgCATGTaagatacaatttaaaattctttgttttataagCAAAACACGAGTCCTATTAATGTTTATGTATGTGTTTAATTGacataatttttaatcaaatgttgctttttctgttgatttatttgattttctgttgttatttttgaacacattgaatcagtttgTCTTGTTTGCTATAAGGCATTTTGTTCAAGAAATGGCAATTCCTTACCTTTTTTGTAGAGGAATATaagactcaagctttgtttacataacaatgaaatCTCACTTGTGtatctaacattcaaattttggtcaattatTCAAATTGCACATGTAAACCATGCAtcaaattagaaattaaaatgttgttctcaaatcgtgtctaggtcTCTTCACCTACACACAAATTACTGCGGTAAAATTTCTTTACCAACATGTTTGCACATTATTCTCCTCATCTTTaatgtgtttgaaaaataaaagctaTAGTGGTGAACATCATTTTTAAGCGGATAGCGTATACGCACTGAGTAACATATTGATAGGTAGACATTAGACAAGTTTATGATTAAACTTCTAatatttttcaatcattttggaGATGAAACACATTTGTATTCCAGAAAAGGAAGGATAATGGCTTGTCTTACACTaatatgttgttgttgttttttatcttgaACTTTACagtaacaaaaatgaaatattaatccaaatacagcctactccggatatattgaaatttgggtaccatgtaaataatttcaatatatccgtaaTTCAATTTCAGAGAAATCGACTGACATGAAGCCgccatttttaaaagttcaaccccgatctaaaaatataaaaaaaacaaactcaaacaaattattattaaattaattatcaCAGTGAACAAATTACATGGAATATGAATCCttgaaatttaatcaaaatgtcGGTTTAATTTTGTTACAATCTTAAACCTCATCATAATCCCTGATTGCATTTTTTGAcgttttggagaaaattaaatgaaatcaaCTGCTAAACGCTGCTTGTATATCATCGTAACTGCACTCGGGTTAATTTCAAAATCCggagctatttcgaatttagtCTTCGTCCTTTTATCAATAGCCATAACTAGTTCGTATTTAGTGTCCAAAgataatgtttttcttttctgtgTGGTTTATATATTATGTTTAGCCTCAATACGCccatataaataaaactaaataattGAACAGtagataaattttatttttcaaaataaaataaaaacgcaTAAGGTGAAATCTGATAAtgtcacacctttgtatatcaacCGGTCAGTCAGACATAATTACTGTTCCCAACCGTTACGACAGCCTCCAGGTTAGCAACCGGTTTAAAAACAACTCATTATCACCTCAGGGGACCGATCAGTTATCAGCTTCATTAtaagtaaaatttcaaaatatccaATTTAATTATAACCGTTAATTTAATGCAAAGAAATTGAGAGGTTAAAACTGGGCATTTATTCCATTTCAAAATATgcggaatttcaaaatatgcGATTTTTATACAAGTGGAGTAAGCTGTACTCCCAACAGCATGGAAACAAACTTACTAACCGTTTTCCAGTATTTCGAGTacctttattatttaatatttaggCATTGTGAACAACAGTTTGATTAATGAAAACTTTGTATAGACCTCAAACgcatatttcataatattcccaaaatattgataaaacaaactctctctctctctctctctctctctctctctcgtttttaAATCCTGTGtattcaatcatattttaatCTAAAAAGGAATACAAATGTTATTCAGAGGGACATTCAAGAAACTGCATACAATGATACAATAGTTTCTATGACCTATTACCATTTACATTTACACAAGCTTAACACAAAATAGATACCCTCGAGGTGCTGAAATtgttattgatacatgtattttatgaagaaattataaaatttgtcACTTTGAGATCAATTTAGCCACTATCGCTGGCTGGTTTTGTTAGCGGCCTGAATGATTTCATTTCATCCTAAACATACACGATTTGTAAAATTTCGAGGGGAACAGCTGACAAACCTTTGCGTCTTTTAGCTAAGCTACGTGGTTAGGATATTTGATTAGACACgagaaaataaacatacatgcgaattaaatgtttttaacgattaaaatattttgatttaaggtCTTGGATCCTGCTCGAGAAGCATATCAAGGGGAACGAGACGTGTTAGCTCAGCTGCGTGAGCGATTGAATTTCAAGTTGAGAACCATTGTGGAATTCCTGTTGTACATGGTCGTCGTCTCCATTGTCTTATTGATGATGCCTCGTTCTTCATACATCCAAAATCAATGCGATAAGATTGTAAACAAGGCTGATCATGATTTCCcagaaattgaatttttttgtcgACTGAACTCGGATGGGAAAATTATAGATAAAACAGCGGTGTTTTCATTTCTTGtttgggtttttgttttttacaatgTGATGTATCAATTTATGAATCTTTATCTGCGTTTTCGTCCAGATCACGAAGAAATTTTGAATCAgagaattaaaacatttttcagaaACATAGTGCTTTAATAgtgcttttgtttttaaaagtttttgtttaagaAATCTTTATTCTCTTGTTGTACAACGCATTAAATGTGCAGACTATTTTTGTCATCTTAATACTGAGAAATCTTTAAGGGTTTAGGGTTTATTTTGTGTGATattaaaatagtatttaaaattCTGTTGTTTCAATgttgtataaaaatattgtatttcaaTATACTAGTAAGAACTATTCATATTTACGATCACTAGGCCAGCACTAACAATGGTCATTCAGCACAATTATGATACtgtgtataaaaatattattttcaatgtgcTGCAGATTTGATGAATCTTAAGTATGAATACAATAAATTACATAATTGATATGTGtttcttaattatttattaaaaagatattttaatttttgtaagaCATAGTGACTTAATAGGTAATAAAGGAATTCATAAATTACTTTGATAATGACAACAcaaataaatagatatataaaaattatatatatatttatattttgcaaCACAAGTGTACAGACAATTTTTCAAACCTTGTCATTCAAGAACACgaagtttttgacattttgtcaGTAATACCTGTTAATAAAGCAGTAGGCCCAGACAGTATAAGTCACAAAATGCTCAAATCCTGCAAAGAAACTGTTTCAAAACCTTTGTGTCTTCTATTCAACAAATCACTAACATCTAAGACTTTTCCTGACTGCTGGAAATTGGCACATGTAATTCCTTTATTTAAGAAAGATGATCCATCTATCACATCAAACTACAGACCTGTGTCATTGCTGAGTTGTATTAGTAAAATTTTTGAGAGAATTTTGTTTAAACATCTATACAATTTTTTACACGCCAAcaacttattttataaataccaGGCTGGTTTTTTGCCTGGACATTCAACTGTTTACCAACTTTTAGAAACATATCATTCTATTGTGAAAAGTATTGATGATGGTAATTACCGCTGTATGATCTTTTGTGATCTTTCAAAAGCTTTCGATAGGGTCTGGCATAAGGGTCTAATTCATAAACTTAAATCGTATGGAGTCTCTGGGCCAATTCTTGAATGGTTTATTAGCTATTTAAGTAATAGAACACAGAAGgttatgtataaaaacaaactCTCTTCCAGCCAATTCATAAATGCAGGTGTTCCCCAGGGCTCTGTTCTTGGCCCATTATTGTTTTTACTCTATGTAAATGATGTGGCTGAAAACATGAGATCAATATGTAGACTTTATGCTGATGATAGTTCATTACAACAGTGTTCAAACAATATTTCTGTCATAGGAGATAATCTTAATTATGATCTTCATGTACTGAAGGAATGGTCAAAGCAATGGCTTCTAGAATTTAAGccacaaaaaacaaaagttgtattctttagttttaaaaatgttgaaaaatttccTAATTTGTTGTTTGATGATTGTACCTTGGAATATGTTTCACAACACAAGCATCTAGGAGTATTGTTATCTTCAAATTTAAGTTGGTCTAATCACATAGACATCATTGTTAAAAAAGCTTACAAAAAACTTGGTCTacttaaaaaacttaaatttactgTATCTAGAGATATTTTAGCACAAATGTATGTATCATTTATAAGACCACAACTAGAGTATGCTGTTGAAGTTTGGTCTGGATGTACCCAATTTGATATGGATAAGCTTGAAAAGGTTCAACTTTATGCAGCAAGAATAGTTTCAGGTCTTTCAGTCATAGCCTCAAGAAATTCTCTATATTTGGAAACAGGATGGGAACCATTAATAACGAGACGAGACCGCCTTAAATTATCTACTATGTTCAAAATTCATAACAATCTTGTTCCTTCTTATCTAAAAGACATAACTCCTGAAATTAGAAATGTCACTTCCAACTATAATACTAGAAACTCCTCAAACTATTCTTTGCCTAGATGTAGATTAGAAGCTTTTAATAAGTCATTTTTTCCTGACACTATTCGTAAGTGGAATAGTCTGAATAATAATACCAAGGAAGCTACTtcgttaaatatttttaagaaatcacTACAGAGCAATTATACAAAACCTCctaagtatttttcttttggtaaaaGATTCTTGAATATCATTCATACGAAATTAAGGCATAATTGTGTTCTCAATTGTGATCTTTATCGGTGTAACATAATAGCCAACCCAATGTGTTCATGTGGAAGTTTAGAATATGCACATCAGTTCTtcgtttgtaaaaaatattcatcattaagacaatcatttatgtataatcttttatcactgaactttttgaatataattGATGTACATTTGTTACTTTGGGGTGACAACACTTTATCTTatgatgaaaacataaaaatatttaaagaagttcatacatttatacaaaagtGTGGTAGATTTATctaagtttttaaattattagctcacctgagctgaaagctcaagtgagctattctgatcacattttgtctgtcgtccgtctgtccgtccgtctgtcagtccgtctgtccgtaaacttttcacattttcaacatcttctcaagaactactaggccaatttcaaccaaacttggcacaaatcatccttaggcaaaggggattcaaagttgtgaaaattaagggccacacccgttttcaaggggagataattagaaattaatgaaaaatttcgagaaattttcaaaaatgttcttctcaagaaccagaaagccaggaaagctgaaacttgtgtggaagcatcctcaggtaatgtagattcaaagttgtgaaattaatgacccccaggggtagggtggggccacaatggggggtcgaagttttacataggaatatatagagtaaatctttaaaagtcttcttctcagaaactaaacagccaggaaagctgaaacttgtgtggaagcatcctcaggtagtgtagattcaaagttgtgaaaatcatgacccccgggggtagggtggggccacaatgtggggtcgaagtttaccataggaatatatagagtaaatctttaaaaatcttcttctcagaaactaatcagccaggaaagctgaaacttgtgtggaagcatcctcaggtagtgtagattcaaagttgtgaaaatcatgacccctgggggtagggtggggccacaatgggggtcgaagttttacataagaatatatagagtaaatctttaaaaatcttcttttcagaaactaatcagccaggaaagctgaaacttgtgtggaagcatcctcaggtagtgtagattcaaagttgtgaaaatcatgacccccgggggtagggtggggccacaatggggggtcgaagtttaccataggaatatatagagtaaatctttaaaaatcttcttctcagaaactaatcagccaggaaagctgaaacttgtgtggaagcatcctcaggtagtgtagattcaaagttgtgaaaatcatgacccctgggggtaggatggggccacaatgggggtcgaagttttacataagaatatatagagtaaatctttaaaaatcttcttttcagaaactaatcagccaggaaagctgaaacttgtgtggaagcatcctcaggtagtgtagattcatagttgtgaaaatcatgatccctgggggtagggtgaggccacatagggggggggtgttaaaattttacataagaatatatagagtaaatctttaaaaatcttcttctcagaaattaatcagccaggaaagctgaaacttgtgtggaagcatcctcaggtagtgtagattcaaagttgtgaaaatcatgatccctgggggtagggtggggcacaatgggggggggggggggtcgaagttttacattggaatatatagagtaaatctttaaaaatcttcttctcagaaactaatcagccaggaaagctgaaacttgtgggaagtatcctcaggtagtgtagattcagagttgtgaaaatcatgacccttgggggtagggtgaagTCACATAGGGGGGgagggtgttaaagttttacataggaatatatatagagtaaatcattaaaaatcttcttctcagaaactaatcagcaagatgattctttataattgttaagactttggctccaggacaattcttcggcctcacaagaaggttcagagtttgatgtagctaaatatcccatatataaacaattgtaaaggatctttttgagaactgcaatgctcaacatgtgatatgactataaaattgaagcaagcagcgattttttcattagaatctttttgtattactgttttgagttattgcccttgatttattgattcttgattattttaattaatgcatccactgttaaccaattattgtgatgattatttttatacaataataaatattcaatgtatataagttgttctgcataagtagttttgggttaggccgaattagtttgtttatttttgatttccaatttttagagactatgaattattttagtccggcacatatatagggacagtgtatATTGCATTGCAacgagcgactgtttggggtttaACTTAACAGGTAtggagagattgagggtgtggacatccctgctctatctaaccttcgtgtttttctaacctacaatacagagtgtgcggtccttcctgccctgtatcgcattaatacaagtgtgcggtcatacctgcttgtcttggtggtggttgcggcggagcactagtgtatggtcatcccttctggtgttctggcctttctagcgcaagtgtgcggtcatccctgcttgcgttaacgttggtacctgtgagttgcgtaggtgtgcggtcatccctgcctgcgtaactttGAGTCcttatatatgtgcaggagcggtgattaaagtctgctcttgtaattattggcagcaatcagggctatccgagttccaaagctgactttatcatacctattgttcctcaggtgagcgatgtggcccatgggcctcttgtttgcatAACTTTCTTATCCATCCTAATTCTAATTCTAGATTTAAAactaatgatttatttgtatttcattacaTGTTCTATAACTGTTATCAATGTTAACTGGCATTGTATGGCACtgtaatatattatgtacaaGGAGAGGACATTCTAAGTTTTTGGAACTTGTGTCCAATCCTTTTGACattagtcaataaaatatgttcaacacAAAAATTATTCGAGAAAAATTACTCAAAGTACAAACCAGTGCATGAAAGATTACAATGAACAAAAGTTTCAGATGAAT is part of the Crassostrea angulata isolate pt1a10 chromosome 3, ASM2561291v2, whole genome shotgun sequence genome and encodes:
- the LOC128175662 gene encoding uncharacterized protein LOC128175662, encoding MNTEYSESDLELQIKLLQDTVQKRQNKTLTIAVIGQHGCGKSSFINTVMAVFSGEYHERALVGNFEEEGEHVTRRLTRYPKEKYVTEDQCLIYQYPTLVDMMGFQNAGDDVVKKTLDLIFNGCLKDQTKLSKGNQNQRNVLEELQQLTYNDENHSKVDRIIFVASAKSRECPTELIKAVRSQAMDGRRDIPVFGVLTHADQIDEDDTDFPEFEKKFKSSLGLNAMRYRLCSSYCDEIPRENGRNPNVEVPVMRFLNQVLDPAREAYQGERDVLAQLRERLNFKLRTIVEFLLYMVVVSIVLLMMPRSSYIQNQCDKIVNKADHDFPEIEFFCRLNSDGKIIDKTAVFSFLVWVFVFYNVMYQFMNLYLRFRPDHEEILNQRIKTFFRNIVL